A genomic window from Pirellulaceae bacterium includes:
- a CDS encoding dockerin type I domain-containing protein → MSFLLRNTFKGALAGFILVVCSASLRADLVGYWNFDDNVDDQSEFGNDGELIDAVYSSNVPESIGFGKSLEFEFDTDHVFIENENGDLDSEEFTLSMFIYDRGQEGAMERLTSREGDTFETALNVHGPFGGQGEYSYYARAGGGWQWGDEIAAIDEWQHVAYVADVEEEMMSIYVDGELSWESNEGWFVAPSGYMHIGNRHNHVEGFDGFIDDVALWDEALDSGAIKKIAENGVAALLNPNSGDLNGDGVVDATDIDLLAAAIRGGESSPRFDLNSDGSVNTADHRFMISDIKNTWLGDADLNGEFNSSDFVIVFQVGEYEDLEDENSGWAEGDWNGDAEFNSSDFVVAFQDGGFEVGVRPAAQLVPEPNSLLLIGIGMVWLGAIFRRRS, encoded by the coding sequence ATGTCATTTCTACTACGGAATACGTTCAAGGGTGCTCTTGCGGGATTTATCTTAGTGGTTTGTTCAGCGTCTCTCCGGGCTGATTTAGTCGGCTATTGGAACTTTGACGACAATGTAGACGATCAATCTGAATTCGGAAACGATGGTGAATTAATCGATGCTGTCTATTCGAGCAACGTGCCAGAGTCGATAGGATTTGGCAAGTCTCTTGAGTTTGAATTCGATACGGATCATGTCTTCATCGAAAACGAGAACGGTGACCTGGATTCGGAAGAATTCACGCTCTCCATGTTTATTTATGATCGGGGACAAGAAGGCGCCATGGAGCGGCTTACCAGTCGTGAAGGTGACACCTTCGAGACAGCCCTTAACGTACATGGGCCCTTCGGCGGACAGGGTGAATATTCCTATTACGCAAGGGCCGGCGGTGGTTGGCAGTGGGGAGATGAGATTGCAGCAATCGACGAATGGCAGCACGTGGCGTATGTCGCAGATGTCGAAGAAGAGATGATGTCAATCTATGTGGACGGAGAGCTCAGTTGGGAATCTAATGAGGGATGGTTTGTTGCGCCATCCGGCTACATGCACATCGGTAATCGTCACAACCATGTCGAAGGTTTCGATGGTTTTATTGATGACGTTGCGCTTTGGGATGAGGCACTAGATTCCGGTGCGATTAAGAAAATTGCTGAAAATGGTGTTGCTGCTCTGCTGAATCCAAATTCGGGCGATCTTAATGGTGACGGTGTAGTTGACGCTACTGATATTGATTTGTTGGCGGCGGCTATTCGCGGTGGGGAAAGTTCTCCCAGGTTTGATCTCAACTCGGACGGTTCTGTTAACACGGCCGACCATCGCTTTATGATAAGCGATATCAAAAACACTTGGCTGGGCGATGCCGACCTCAATGGCGAATTCAATTCAAGTGATTTTGTCATCGTGTTTCAGGTGGGTGAATATGAAGACCTTGAAGACGAGAATTCAGGATGGGCCGAGGGCGACTGGAATGGCGACGCTGAATTCAACAGTAGTGACTTTGTTGTCGCGTTCCAGGATGGTGGCTTCGAAGTGGGAGTTCGACCGGCTGCTCAGCTCGTGCCGGAGCCAAATAGTCTCCTGCTGATTGGC
- a CDS encoding carbon-nitrogen hydrolase family protein: MRLCTLVVLLLFFPASLSRCEELPRTLRVASISFEPVKLDLAGNADQLEAWFRKAANGGAKIAVAPEGSLDGYIVNEIIAKEMAASKMRDVAVAIDSPVIRRFQSLARELNLCLVFGFAEQLNEDVFNTAVFIDNSGEICGKYQKMQFHEGYDPSWWFNRLGKRSRAFDTPYGRCGILICNDRWNPLLAKIPALDGAQFLVIPAYGSTSNQQDLAVLDRSTENKIPIVEANVGVSLIVSQESIVAVERKREAITFGEIVVPPTRAKNERARDQSEADFLQWRSREMPERLIRFLQNVDPRGAARDQDVATLETAQLKVIVGTNRSLELNGVSHRPGYNGIFSLASTAEPDNPFVPAYAGMNLEHYFDSRRREEREVFFEPRYAPMALKQISEAAVELYQRPTPVFQVESWSRFTVREPNAIDFSFRCVPHRSDYVGGFLGVFWASYINGPLNKSMYFIDGESTLVKPLWRQLCTQQHNRDSTVCSEKNSTVLDFEERDTLFASVSPLRYAVPCFYGRFRDMVLIYLFRPNPNLRFTHSPSGGGTSSKGDDTNPAWDVQLIIPQPVAGREYELVGRLIYKKWDGRNDVLNEIRQFYGVANESSQ, encoded by the coding sequence ATGCGTTTATGCACACTTGTTGTTCTCTTGCTGTTTTTTCCTGCTTCGTTGTCTCGCTGTGAAGAGCTCCCCAGAACGCTGCGAGTTGCTTCGATATCTTTTGAACCCGTGAAACTGGATTTGGCGGGTAATGCCGATCAGCTCGAGGCGTGGTTTCGCAAGGCAGCCAACGGCGGGGCCAAAATCGCTGTTGCACCGGAAGGTAGTCTTGATGGATATATTGTTAACGAAATCATCGCAAAAGAGATGGCAGCATCGAAGATGAGGGATGTTGCTGTGGCGATCGATTCGCCTGTGATTCGGCGATTCCAATCACTGGCTCGCGAGCTAAATCTCTGCCTGGTATTTGGATTTGCCGAGCAGCTTAATGAGGATGTCTTCAACACGGCAGTCTTTATTGATAACAGCGGTGAAATCTGCGGCAAATATCAGAAGATGCAGTTTCACGAAGGATACGATCCCAGTTGGTGGTTTAATCGATTAGGGAAGCGGAGTCGCGCCTTCGATACGCCCTACGGTCGTTGTGGAATTCTGATTTGTAATGATCGTTGGAATCCTCTGCTTGCCAAAATTCCGGCCTTGGACGGTGCGCAATTTCTCGTGATCCCCGCATATGGGTCAACATCGAATCAACAAGATCTGGCGGTGCTTGACCGTTCGACTGAAAACAAGATTCCGATTGTGGAGGCTAACGTTGGCGTATCACTGATCGTGAGTCAGGAAAGCATTGTCGCTGTGGAGCGTAAACGCGAGGCGATTACCTTTGGTGAGATTGTGGTGCCACCAACCCGCGCGAAAAATGAACGCGCTCGTGATCAAAGTGAGGCTGATTTTTTGCAATGGCGGTCACGTGAAATGCCTGAACGTCTGATTCGTTTTTTGCAAAATGTTGATCCAAGGGGGGCGGCCAGAGACCAAGACGTGGCGACCTTGGAGACCGCACAGTTGAAAGTGATTGTGGGGACGAATCGATCGCTAGAGCTAAATGGAGTGAGCCACCGACCTGGTTACAATGGGATCTTTTCTCTGGCGTCGACGGCTGAGCCCGACAATCCGTTCGTACCCGCGTATGCGGGCATGAACCTTGAGCATTACTTTGACTCTCGACGGCGTGAAGAACGTGAAGTCTTTTTCGAGCCTCGCTACGCCCCAATGGCACTCAAGCAAATCAGTGAAGCGGCCGTTGAACTCTATCAGCGGCCTACCCCGGTATTTCAGGTGGAAAGCTGGAGTCGATTTACGGTGAGGGAGCCGAACGCTATCGATTTCTCTTTCCGTTGTGTTCCGCATCGAAGCGATTATGTAGGCGGATTCTTGGGGGTGTTTTGGGCGTCCTATATCAATGGTCCACTTAACAAGAGTATGTATTTTATCGATGGGGAATCAACGCTTGTGAAACCGTTATGGCGACAGTTGTGTACGCAACAGCACAATCGAGATAGCACGGTCTGTAGTGAAAAGAATTCTACTGTGCTTGATTTTGAAGAACGCGATACCCTGTTTGCCAGCGTGTCCCCGCTACGCTATGCGGTACCTTGTTTCTATGGGCGGTTTCGGGATATGGTCCTGATCTATCTGTTTCGCCCCAATCCTAATTTGCGTTTCACCCATTCGCCCTCCGGTGGTGGTACCAGTTCCAAGGGTGACGATACAAATCCAGCATGGGATGTTCAATTGATTATCCCCCAACCGGTGGCTGGGCGGGAATATGAATTGGTGGGGCGATTGATCTACAAGAAATGGGATGGGCGAAATGACGTTCTGAACGAGATTCGTCAATTCTATGGTGTTGCGAATGAAAGCTCGCAGTGA
- a CDS encoding Gfo/Idh/MocA family oxidoreductase, which translates to MKNRLKTSRRSFLKHSALFAAPMIVPASALGNAPGRAAASERLSVGIIGTGKMCSGYHLNTLLGFGDVQIAAVCDVDSNRRQLAKQRVLAKYGDGAHDAGFKTYNDFRDVIARDDIDAVLIATPDHWHAIPIIEACQAGKDVYCEKPLTLTLLEAKRCIDAVRKHERVLQTGSQQRSNVFGPFRQACEFVRSGRIGKVQKVTVGVGGPSRWCDLPAEELEPGLDWDLWLGPAPKRAYHSALSARGGISKPWGQWRQYREYSGGGHTDIGAHHYDIAQWALGMDQSGPVEIIPPDDPSTGTGVRFVYENGIEMIHGGPSGITFHGTEGVLRVDRGHLSSDPKDATREPLAEKEVHLYQSPGHHRDWLNAIRDRRRPVADVEIGARSAAICHLGNLAYWYGRSFQWDPKNWNCGEDQEANTWLDYERREPWGLPDV; encoded by the coding sequence ATGAAAAATCGCCTCAAGACAAGTCGCCGGTCATTTTTAAAGCACTCAGCCCTGTTCGCCGCGCCGATGATTGTACCTGCGAGTGCACTGGGTAATGCGCCGGGTCGCGCGGCGGCCAGTGAGCGTCTTTCTGTGGGAATCATTGGTACAGGAAAGATGTGTAGCGGTTACCATCTGAATACGTTGTTGGGGTTTGGCGATGTGCAAATTGCAGCAGTTTGTGATGTGGATTCCAATCGGCGGCAATTGGCTAAGCAACGAGTCTTGGCAAAGTACGGGGATGGTGCCCACGATGCTGGCTTTAAAACCTATAATGATTTTCGAGATGTTATTGCGCGGGACGATATCGATGCGGTGTTGATTGCCACACCGGATCACTGGCATGCAATTCCGATTATTGAGGCGTGTCAGGCGGGGAAAGATGTCTATTGCGAGAAACCTCTCACGCTCACGTTGCTGGAAGCAAAGCGATGTATCGACGCGGTGCGAAAACATGAAAGAGTTTTGCAAACGGGCAGTCAGCAACGAAGTAATGTTTTCGGTCCATTTCGGCAGGCCTGTGAGTTCGTACGGAGCGGTCGGATCGGAAAGGTTCAGAAAGTGACGGTCGGTGTTGGGGGCCCGAGCCGATGGTGTGATCTGCCCGCCGAGGAATTGGAACCTGGTTTGGATTGGGATTTGTGGCTGGGGCCGGCTCCCAAGCGAGCTTATCATTCGGCGTTAAGCGCTCGAGGTGGAATTTCAAAGCCATGGGGACAGTGGCGTCAGTATCGCGAATACTCCGGGGGGGGGCACACGGATATTGGTGCTCATCACTATGACATCGCCCAGTGGGCTTTGGGGATGGATCAATCGGGGCCGGTGGAAATTATTCCTCCCGATGATCCGTCTACAGGGACAGGGGTTCGTTTTGTTTATGAAAACGGGATCGAGATGATACACGGTGGGCCGAGTGGGATTACCTTTCATGGCACAGAGGGGGTTTTGCGCGTTGATCGTGGGCATCTTAGCTCTGATCCAAAAGATGCCACGCGAGAGCCGCTCGCTGAAAAGGAAGTGCATTTGTATCAATCGCCTGGCCATCACCGTGATTGGTTAAATGCGATTCGAGATCGACGTCGCCCTGTCGCTGACGTTGAGATTGGAGCTCGCAGTGCGGCAATCTGCCACTTGGGGAATTTGGCGTATTGGTACGGTCGAAGTTTCCAATGGGATCCGAAAAATTGGAACTGTGGCGAGGATCAAGAAGCCAACACCTGGCTGGATTATGAGCGGCGTGAACCTTGGGGATTACCGGATGTTTGA
- a CDS encoding FAD-dependent monooxygenase, which yields MKKVVIIGGGMGGLTLAIALKKKGITVTVHEKYDHYQSQRTGFLIWNYAIKILQELEVPIDEAGAPLEIFEVHGREGQVICEMPIGAISRENGADSYEMNRLRLTQIMSAMVGDDLKRGHECISATTSGDKAIATFADGSTDEGDILIGCDGAHSVVRNSIHDGVELNMMNSGGWIAVIDQHPPALQENRHMDFWQPGTKAGVADLGHGEARWYVAFSDYIPDDKAPKKDQITKGMKQVPEVIRQCMEITDERQMVLTKAGDLLALAPWYKDRILMIGDAAHATSPYAGMGACAAIADAHLLAQLLGSDTPIQDTFQQFQDTRKPIADAIIEESRHGLDMSTCRSRLRNWIRDWGLSHIPEKQLHQVVADMVTGH from the coding sequence ATGAAAAAGGTCGTGATCATCGGCGGCGGTATGGGTGGCCTAACGTTAGCCATTGCCCTCAAGAAAAAAGGAATCACAGTTACCGTTCATGAAAAATACGATCACTACCAAAGCCAACGCACAGGGTTTCTGATCTGGAATTACGCGATCAAGATCCTGCAAGAGCTTGAAGTGCCTATCGATGAGGCAGGTGCGCCGCTAGAAATATTTGAAGTACACGGACGCGAAGGGCAGGTTATCTGCGAAATGCCTATCGGGGCGATCTCCCGCGAAAATGGCGCTGACAGCTATGAAATGAACCGATTGCGACTGACCCAAATCATGTCGGCAATGGTCGGCGATGATTTAAAACGAGGCCATGAATGCATTTCCGCGACAACATCCGGCGACAAGGCAATCGCAACGTTTGCGGATGGAAGCACCGATGAAGGCGATATCTTGATTGGATGCGATGGGGCCCACAGCGTCGTACGAAATTCAATCCACGATGGAGTCGAACTCAATATGATGAATTCCGGCGGATGGATCGCGGTTATCGACCAACACCCTCCAGCGCTTCAGGAAAATCGACATATGGACTTCTGGCAACCGGGCACCAAAGCCGGTGTGGCAGATCTCGGCCATGGTGAAGCCCGCTGGTACGTTGCGTTTAGCGATTACATTCCCGACGACAAGGCGCCCAAAAAAGATCAGATCACCAAAGGGATGAAGCAGGTCCCAGAAGTAATCCGCCAGTGCATGGAGATCACCGACGAGCGTCAAATGGTCCTTACCAAAGCCGGCGATCTGCTTGCGCTTGCCCCCTGGTACAAAGACCGCATCCTCATGATCGGTGATGCCGCACACGCAACCAGTCCTTATGCGGGCATGGGAGCTTGTGCTGCCATCGCCGATGCTCACTTGCTGGCCCAATTACTTGGTTCAGACACTCCGATCCAAGACACATTTCAACAATTCCAGGATACTCGCAAACCGATCGCGGATGCGATCATTGAGGAGTCGCGCCACGGACTCGACATGTCAACCTGCCGATCAAGATTACGAAACTGGATTCGTGACTGGGGACTCAGCCATATCCCAGAGAAACAGCTACATCAAGTCGTCGCCGACATGGTTACGGGCCACTAA
- a CDS encoding arginine deiminase-related protein: MNKMISSRRSFLQASSAVAVGATLGGGVSSAFAQQGQPVSKKSIRVNHEWGALKEVVVGFPNVRLPTKLAEAPKKFLPQSSIEFLEKHAGKSLEQIDPELNEKFIAQINAIIKILKDRGIVVHQVKKFLPSEEAFLARLNDAVFQTFPRDPMLVIGSNFIETAMYEPNRRKERFAVRRTVGERISNSDAMMLSMPQPQPFPADNNGGYGPGPFLEGGDVFLLGHDIYVGHSGNASNRAGMKWLQNFLGSDYRVHEVPISSHFLHLDCVLATPRPGLAVICRDAFVDGIPEFLSGWKLIDVSAADAEEKLGCNGLVLDEKTMVVGADMPELAKELRSEGVEVITTPIDAMSWQGGGFRCWHHPLLRESKL, encoded by the coding sequence ATGAACAAAATGATCTCGTCGCGTCGTAGTTTTCTTCAAGCCTCGTCGGCGGTCGCTGTTGGTGCGACGTTAGGCGGAGGTGTTTCTTCAGCATTTGCTCAGCAGGGGCAACCTGTGTCCAAAAAATCAATTAGGGTGAATCACGAATGGGGTGCACTCAAGGAAGTCGTGGTTGGATTTCCCAATGTCCGTTTGCCGACGAAACTAGCGGAAGCACCCAAAAAGTTTCTTCCGCAGTCGTCGATTGAGTTTTTGGAAAAACACGCTGGTAAAAGCCTCGAGCAAATTGATCCGGAGTTAAATGAAAAGTTCATCGCCCAGATCAATGCGATCATTAAGATTTTGAAAGATCGCGGCATTGTCGTGCATCAAGTGAAGAAGTTTCTTCCGTCGGAAGAGGCGTTCTTGGCGCGGCTCAATGATGCTGTATTTCAGACCTTTCCACGCGATCCCATGCTGGTCATCGGTTCCAATTTTATCGAAACGGCGATGTATGAACCCAATCGACGGAAGGAACGCTTCGCGGTGCGGCGCACTGTGGGTGAGCGGATTAGTAACAGTGATGCGATGATGCTATCGATGCCACAGCCACAGCCTTTCCCTGCTGACAACAACGGTGGATATGGTCCAGGTCCATTTTTGGAGGGGGGCGATGTCTTTCTGTTGGGTCATGATATCTATGTGGGGCACTCCGGGAATGCGTCGAATCGGGCCGGGATGAAATGGTTGCAGAATTTCTTGGGGAGCGATTACCGAGTTCATGAAGTGCCCATCAGTAGTCATTTCCTGCATCTCGATTGCGTACTTGCCACGCCACGGCCAGGTTTGGCTGTCATTTGTCGGGACGCATTTGTCGACGGGATACCGGAATTTCTGTCGGGCTGGAAGCTAATCGATGTTTCTGCTGCTGACGCAGAAGAAAAACTGGGTTGCAACGGTCTCGTGCTCGATGAGAAGACGATGGTTGTCGGGGCAGATATGCCTGAACTTGCCAAGGAACTTCGCTCCGAAGGTGTCGAAGTCATCACCACGCCGATCGATGCGATGTCCTGGCAAGGCGGCGGATTTCGTTGCTGGCATCACCCACTTTTGCGCGAAAGCAAGTTGTAG